The Bactrocera dorsalis isolate Fly_Bdor chromosome 2, ASM2337382v1, whole genome shotgun sequence region cgagaactgcaactacatggccctgcaccatcaacaaataatcaaagattgaaggcacccacattcgatggaagtattccatttcaaattttcaaacttcagtttgaaaagacagcaacggccaataactggaatgcagcggacaaagtggcgtccttgtttgtatcattgaaaggaccggcagcagaaatccttcagactattccagactgtgaacgggacaactatgaggcattgatgagtgcgatagaaagacgatatggtagtgagcaccggaaacaaatataccagatcgaactgcaaaataggggtcagaagatgaacgagtcattgcaagagttcgcaactgaaatagaacgactggctcatttggcaaatgcagatgcacctgtggattacattgagagggtaaaaattcaatgtttcataaatggaattcgtgatgtggacaccaaacgcgccacatatgcaatgccaaaaagaacgtttgctgaaacggtttcgcacgccctcacacaggaaacagcttccctactaagtaaaccagcacccaaagtacaaagggttgaaatggaacaaccggcgctgatggaggaaatattgaagactctgaagacaattgctgcaccgcgagtaaatacaacaggcagatgtttcaactgtggaaaagcgggtcactttgcccgaaattgcaatataaaagtaaacccatcaaaacggaaacaaccaacagataacgaggacggagcatccacatctcacaagtcgttaaactaaaacggaacagttcaaaggggcgtgagctggttcccacaactatttgccccaccatctcgatatcacaaataggtcgccatgacaacaatcttactatcaacggtatcgtaaatggacgacagtcaacgcttactttggatactggtgccacacattcaattatccgaccggatgtggtaagaggaacggttgaaccattagtcggttgcaagcttcgaacggccaccggagaggaagcagctgtcgcgggaaaagtgttttgcgaagtgatgattggtaccctggaagttaatcacaccttcatcgtagcagaaatcacggatgaaattataatgggagtagatttcatgattgatcacggggttactttggatttaaacaagcaaacgctgttttgccagaacatggagatgcctataaacaccggatatgtgaccaacgttgaaagtaagagggtgattgttgatgataatcagagtattccaccaaaatctgaggcgattgtatgggctaaagtgaatggaggaggtgggactgaagagttgtggattgtggaaccaacaaaaatagatacacccatattggtaggaagaacgcttgtgaaaactagagaagacgccaccattccggtcagagtagtgaatgaattcaacacgcctataaggctgaagaaaggagcagtaattggacagtgccagaatataagtgcaatagcacgatgcgaacggtcagaacaaaagcctactattgagccacaccagataagtcctacattcctaaataatttactgaacgaactgcatggaaatgaaaaattaaaagcagaaaaactattagaaaaatacgcatccatatttgcaaacgaaggaaacacaggaagaaccggcattgtcaaacatcgcataaatactggagacgctaaaccaatccgacaagctccgcgtagggttccactagcaaaacgtgaggatgctaacaaaattattgaagacatgcacaaaaacggtgtaatcgaaccttcaataagtccatggagctcacctatcgtcttagttaaaaagaaagatggtagcacccgtttctgcgtagattataggaagttgaatgatgtcacaaagaaagacagttatcccctaccgagaatcgacgatacattagacaccttgtctggagcgaaatggttttctacattagatctacaaagtggatattggcaagtcgagattgatgaatgtgaccgtgaaaagaccgctttcagtatgggcgacgggttatgggaattctctgtgatgccatttgggttatgtaatgcgcctgcaacgttcgagcgactgatggaacatgtgttaaaaggactcaactggaagacatgtttggtgtatcttgatgacattatcatcatgggaaaaagttttgatgatcatctgaaaaatctagaggaagtctttcagcgaatagcatcagccggattacgcttgaatcccaaaaagtgttcattatggaagaagcaggtcacatatctcggacataaagtgtcaactgaaggaattcacaccgaggaaggaaaaataaaagcagtgaaagattggcctcgacccaccaacattcatgaactccgcagcttcctcggcttatgcacgtattatcgccgtttcgtacctggatttgcgaacgtggctagaagtttacatgatttaacaaagaagaatcgcccgtttgtatggcagttggaacaagaaaaagcgtttgagcagcttaaggaactactttgtacggcgccgatgttggcttatccaatacctggaaagaaattcatcctggatacagatgcgagcgcttatggaattggaggtgtcctgtctcagctcatcgacggacaagaaagagtaattgggtattacagcagagtgctcgggaaaccagagaaaaactactgtgtgacgcgaaaagaactactagctgtggtggaatgtgtaaaacatttccacaagtatttgtatggacaacgattcttgctgaggactgatcatgcagcattaaaatggttattacagtttaagaatccggaaggccaaattgcacgatggatcgaaagattacagaattacgacttcgaaacggaacatcgaaaggggattcaccacaaaaatgcggatgcattatcacgtcgcccttgtccactggaatgtaaacattgctccaaatcagaaggaaaagaaggtataatcgacgtgcgattactgaatatagaacctgaagatgattggactcctcaccgcatcagaatcaatcagctggaggaccctgatcttgcaaagctgataatagccaaagaaaatggggtacgaccaccaaaggaacaaataagtagcgagagtccaacggcaaaagcatattgggtccaatggaacagcataaacctcgttaatggataccttcatcgtacctgggaaagcgaagatggcaaacagtctcgtctgctgatcatagtaccgaagtccatgatcccgaaagtattgaaagaatatcacaatggacctagtggagggcaccttggaattacaaaaactatagagaagattaaacaacggttctactggatcggttgtcgagattccatagcagaatggataagtaattgcgtagagtgcatggcagctaaaggtcctaaagccaaaagtcgcggtaggctacaacagtacaacgtgggatcaccatttgaacgagtcgcaatggatgttgcaggtccgttcccaaccagtacggccggaaacaaatatctactggttgtcatggattatttcagtaaatggccagaagtatatgccttaccaaaccaagaagcgaagacagtagccgaagcgtttgtagaaaattggataacaaggttcggagtgcccgtcgaattacactcagatcaaggcaggaatttcgaatcttccattttccaagaagtctgtacattattgggcatccacaagacacggacaacagcgttacacccacaatcagatgggatggtagagagattcaaccgaacgctcgaagaacatctgcggaaaatcgttgataaagaccaacggaattgggacaagtgcatccagatgttcctgctggcgtatcgttcagcgaagcacgagacaactggttacacgccggcaaagattattttcggatctgatctgcgactccctgctgatcttaagtttggaacgaatcctacagctgtaagaaatgatggagattattgttctgccttaaaggaagaaatgaatgaattgcatctaatggtaagacagcatacgcatctgatgagcaataagatgaaggaccggttcgatcaagcggcaaattcaaaaggttttgaagaaggtgatctggtcctgttgtacaatccacttcgaaagaaaggcttgtccccgaaactgcagacagcctgggaaggaccctatatggtgatgaaacgacttaatgacgtggtataccgcatacaaagaaatggaaaagcacgatgtaaaatgaaagtagtacatttggagaggctcgccccattcggttcaagaggatttgtgcctaatcgggacgattaggctttagtggagggcagtgttacaaaaagtagtattaagttttatttgtattgctatatgcatccctgattatgaacaatagctgtaggtatatggaatagcatttgtcttgttgtagacatctggcgccacggctgtctgcttgtcgaaacaatagacatctggcgccgcactgtctgcttgtctaggtaaacaattgctgagtctggcgccgcgactgtctgcttacgtctggcgccgtatagccgtatgtatgtaatttccagacgcgatattctagaaggacacgtcggcatcagcgagaagtgcgtggctatataagccgtggcagcgccaacgtaatcaatcagtgctaagagtaaactgctatagtgtagacgagttgtgaaataaagagttgttgaattaaattaaacagtgttgattttatttgtcaatccagagatacgaacctaacaaagtaaactagcaagcagtaaattcgtaacaattggtgtcagaagtgggattgtcaaataatccaaattcaagatggttaaattcggagaattgagaattcaacaattaaaaaaggaactggaggagcgtaatttgccgataagcgggcaaaaggcggatctgcaggcacgattacgtgaagcaatggaagcggatggaattaatgtggacgagttcgaatttgttgggccagaaacttctacaaaggtagaagagaaagtagaagaacaacgaacatcatcaagtgcagacacgaacatgctgttagtggctattaagcaaataatagctgaaaatacatcacaaatagcagaaaatgcagtgcaaacagaaaatcgtctggtacagcaaatagcagaaaatgcagtgcaaacagaaaatcgtctggcacagcaaatagctgaaaatatatcacgaataacagaaaatgtagtgcaaacagaaaatcgtctggcacagcaaatgacgcaaatagctgaaaatacatcacagttagagtctcgccttacacaacagattacagagaataatacacaagtgcaagataaattttcaaaatttgaagacgaattaagcactttaaaaaatgacgaagaaaatttaaaagcagaagttcttcaattaagtaatcgtgtgcgagaactgcaactgcatggccctgcaccatcaacaaataatcaaagattgaaggcacccacattcgatggaagtattccatttcaaattttcaaacttcagtttgaaaagacagcaatggccaataactggaatgcagcggacaaagtagcgtccttgtttgtatcattgaaaggacctgcggcagaaatccttcagactattccagactgtgaacgggacaactatgaggcattgatgagtgcgatagaaagacgatatggtagtgagcaccggaaacaaatataccagatcgaactgcaaaataggggtcagaagatgaacgagtcattgcaagagtttgcaactgaaatagaacgactggctcatttggcaaatgcagatgcacctgtggattacattgagagggtaaaaattcaatgtttcataaatggaattcgtgatgtggacaccaaacgcgccacatatgcattgccaaaaagaacgtttgctgaaacggtttcgcacgccctcacacaggaaacagcttccctactaagtaaaccagcacacaaagtacaaagggttgaaatggaacaaccggcgctgatggaagaaatattgaagactctgaagacaattgctgcaccgcgagtaaatacaacaggaagatgtttcaactgtggaaaagcgggtcactttgcccgaaattgcaatgtaaaagtaaacccatcaaaccggaaacaaccaacagataacgaggacggagcatccacatctcacaagtcgttaaactaaaacggaacagttcaaaggggcgtgagctggttcccacaactatttgccccgccatctcgatatcacaaataggtcgccatgacaacaatcttactatcaacggcatcgtaaatggacgactgtcaacgcttactttggatactggtgccacacattcaatcatccgaccggatgtggtgagaggaacggttgaaccattagttggttgcaagcttcgaacggccactggagaggaagcagctgttgcgggaaaagtgttCTGCGAAGTCataattggtaccctggaagttaatcacaccttcatcgtagcagaaatcgcggatgaaattataatgggagtagatttcatgattgatcacggagttactttggatttaaacaagcaaatgctgttttgccagaacatggagatgcctataaacaccggatatgtgaccaacgttgaaagtaagagggtgattgttgatgataatcagagtattccaccaaaatctgaggcgattgtatgggctaaagtgaatggaggaggtgggactgaagagttgtggattgtggaaccaacaaaaatagatacacccatattggtaggaagaacgcttgtgaaaactagagaagacgccaccattccggtcagagtagtgaatgaattcaacacgcctataagtctgaagaaaggagcagtaattggacagtgccagaatataagtgcaatagcacgatgcgaacggtcacaacagaaacctactattgagccacagcagataagtcctacactcctaaataatttgctgaacgaactgcatggaaaggaaaaattaaaagcagaaaaactattagaaaaatacgcatccatatttgcaaacgaaggaaacacaggaagaaccggcattgtcaaacatcgcataaatactggagacgctaaaccaatccgacaagctccgcgtagggttccactagcaaaacgtgaggatgctaacaaaattattgaagacatgcacaaaaacggtgtaatcgaaccttcaataagtccatggagctcacctatcgtcttagttaaaaagaaagatggtagcacccgtttctgcgtagattataggaagttgaatgatgtcacaaagaaagacagttatcctctaccaagaatcgacgatacattagacaccttgtctggagcgaaatggttttctacattagatctacaaagtggatattggcaagtcgagattgatgaatgtgaccgtgaaaagaccgctttcagtatgggcgacgggttatgggaattctctgtgatgccatttgggttatgtaatgcgcctgcaacgttcgagcgactgatggaacatgtgttaaaaggactcaactggaagacatgtttggtgtatcttgatgacattatcatcatgggaaaaagttttgatgatcatctgaaaaatctagaggaagtctttcagcgaatagcgtcagccggattacgcttgaatcccaaaaagtgttcattatggaagaagcaggtcacatatctcggacataaagtgtcaactgagggaattcacaccgaggaaggaaaaataaaagcagtgaaagattggcctcgacccaccaacattcatgaactccgcagcttcctcggcttatgcacgtattaccgccgttttgtacctggatttgcgaacgtggctagaagtttacatgatttaacaaagaagaatcgcccgtttgtatggcagttggaacaagaaaaagcgtttgagcagctgaaagaactactttgtacggcgccgatgttggcttatccaatacctggaaagaaattcatcctggatacagatgcgagcgcttatggaattggaggtgtcctgtctcagctcatcgacggacaagaaagagtaattgggtattacagcagagtgctcgggaaaccagagaaaaactactgtgtgacgcgaaaagaactactagctgtggtggaatgtgtaaaacatttccacaagtatttgtatggacaacgattcttgctgaggactgatcatgcagcattaaaatggttattacagtttaagaatccggaaggccaaattgcacgatggatcgaaagattacagaattacgacttcgaaacggaacatcgaaaggggattcaccacaaaaatgcggatgcattatcacgtcgcccttgtccactggaatgtaaacattgctccaaatcagaaggaaaagaaggtataatcgacgtgcgattactgaatatagaacctgaagatgattggactcctcaccgcatcagaatcaatcagctggaggaccctgatcttgcaaagctggtaatggccaaagaaaatggggtacgaccaccaaaggaacaaataagtagcgagagtccaactgcaaaagcatattgggcccaatggaacagcataaacctcgttaatggataccttcatcgtacctgggaaagcgaagatggcaaacattctcgtctgctgatcatagtaccgaagtccatgatcccaaaagtattgaaagaatatcacaatggacctagtggagggcaccttggaataacaaaaactatagagaagattaaacaacggttctactggatcggttgtcgagattccatagcagaatggataagtaattgcgtagagtgcatggcagctaaaggtcctaaagccaaaagtcgcggtaggctacaacagtacaacatgggatcaccatttgaacgagtcgcaatggatattgcaggtccgtttccaaccagtacggccggaaacaaatatctactggttgtcatggactatttcagtaaatggccagaagtatatgccttaccaaaccaagaagcgaagacaataGCCGAAGCGTtcgtagaaaattggataacaaggttcggagtgcccgtcgaattacactcagatcaaggcagaaatttcgaatcttccattttccaagaagtctgtacattattgggcatccacaagacacggacaacagcgttacacccacaatcagatgggatggtagagagattcaaccgaacgctc contains the following coding sequences:
- the LOC125776635 gene encoding uncharacterized protein LOC125776635; translated protein: MVKFGELRIQQLKKKLEGRNLPISGQKADLQARLREAMEADGINVDEFEFNGPETSTKVEEKVEEQRTSSSADTNMLLVAIKQIIAENTSQIAENAVQTENRLAQQIAENISQITENVVQTENRLAQQMTQIAENTSQLESRLTQQITENTTQLQKQVQEKFSKFEDELSTLKNGEENLKSEVLQLSNRVRELQLHGPAPSTNNQRLKAPTFDGSIPFQIFKLQFEKTATANNWNAADKVASLFVSLKGPAAEILQTIPDCERDNYEALMSAIERRYGSEHRKQIYQIELQNRGQKMNESLQEFATEIERLAHLANADAPVDYIERVKIQCFINGIRDVDTKRATYAMPKRTFAETVSHALTQETASLLSKPAPKVQRVEMEQPALMEEILKTLKTIAAPRVNTTGRCFNCGKAGHFARNCNIKVNPSKRKQPTDNEDGASTSHKSLN